The following nucleotide sequence is from Halorussus caseinilyticus.
GGTCCACGAGCGCTTCCGCGCCGAACACATCGAACAGGTCCGCGAGGAGTACGACGACGCCAACGTCATCGTCCACCCCGAGTGTCGCCGGGAGGTCGTGGAGGCCGCCGACGTTGCGGGAAGCACGGCGACTATCTGCGAGACCGTGGCGAACGCCGACCCCGGCGAGACGTGGGCCATCGGCACCGAGATTCACCTCACGAACCACCTCCAGCGGTGGCACCCCGAGGTCGAAGTCGTCCCCCTCTGCGGGGACGCCTGCATGGACTGCAACGCGATGCGCCAAATCGACCCGAACTACCTGACGTGGGTGCTGGAGGAACTCGTGGCCGGACGTGAGCGCAACGTCATCGAAGTCCCACCCCGAGAGGCGCAACTGGCGAACGTGGCGATGGAGCGCATGCTGGAGATATGACGATGAGTAACGAATCCGACACCCGCACCGAAGCGGACGTACTCGTGGTCGGAAGCGGCGTGGCCGGGTGTGCGACCGCGCTCTCGGCCGCGCGAGAGGGCGCGGACGTGCTGGTCGTCACGAAGGCGACCCGGCCCGAGCAGACCACCTCACACTGGGCGCAGGGCGGGGTCGCCACCGCGCGCTCGGACCCCGAAGCGTTCGAGCAGGACGTGCTGGCGGCGAGCGCCGACACCGCCGACCCGGAGGCGGTCGAGGTGCTGGTCGAGGAGTCGCGTGAAGCGGTCGAAGACGTGCTGGTAGAGACGCTGGACGTGCCCTTCGACCGGGACGGGTCCGAGTTCGATTTCGGCCGCGAGGCCGCCCACTCCGAACCGCGCATCCTCCACGTGGACGCCAGCACCGGCAAGCACGTCCTCGGCCCGTTTCTGAACCGCCTCGCGGCCCACGAGAACGTGACGATTCGTGAGGACACCGCGGCGCTCGACCTGATTACCCACGAGGGCCGAGTCCACGGCGCGGTCGTGGACCGCGCCGCGGACGGCGCGAGCGAGGACTCCGGTCCCGAACCCGTCTTCGCGGGCGCGACGGTCCTCGCTACCGGCGGCATCGGCGCGCTCTACCGGAACTCCACGAACCCCGAGACCGCCACGGGTGACGGGATTGCGATGGCCGCCCTCGCGGGCGCGGACGTGGCGGACGTGGCCTACGTCCAGTTCCACCCGACGGCCTTCTCTGGGGAGGACCCCTTCCTCGTCAGCGAGGCGGTCCGCGGGGAGGGTGCGCTCCTCCGGAACGGCGACGGCGAGCGGTTCATGCCCGACTACCACGAGGACGCCGAACTCGCGCCGCGCGACGTGGTGGCCCGCGCGGTCGCGGACGAACGCGAGCGCACGGGCGAGGTCCGACTCGACGTGAGTCCGCTCGACTTCGCCGAGGAGTTCCCGGACCTCGCCGAGAAGTGCGAGGTCCGCGGCGTGGACTGGACCGACGGCATCCCGGTCGAACCGAGCGAACACTTCCTCTGTGGCGGGATTTCGGTTGACGACCGCGGCCGGACCGACTTGGACCGCCTGTTCGCGGTCGGCGAGTGCGCCCGGACCGGCGTCCACGGCGCGAACCGCCTCGCGTCCACGAGTCTGCTGGAGGGACTCGTCTGGGGCCTGCGCGCCGGGGAGTCGGCCGCCGGGTTCGACCCCGAACCCGTCGAAGCGCCGGAACTGCGCGACAGCGACCCCGACCTCCCCTCGGGGTTCGCCCGCGAAAAGTTCGTCCGCCTGCGCCGCGTGATGGACGAGCAGGTCGGGATTCGCCGGACGCCCGAGGGTCTGCGGCGCGCGACGGCGGTCCTCCGGCGACTCAAGGGCGAGGTGGACGCCTACACCCGGACCCGGACGAGTCGGAGCCTCTACGAACTTCGGAACGCCAGCGTGGTCGCCCTGCTGGTCGCTCGGTCGGCGTTGGACGCCGAACCGGTCGGGTGCCACGCGCTGGAAGACGACGAACGCGACGCCGAGGAGTCGGGCGAGGTGCCAGCGAATGCGAGTGACTGACCGCAAGGTCGAAGACTGGCTACGGGAAGACGTGGGCCACCGCGACGTGACCAACCACGTCCCCGGCGAGACGACGGGCCGACTCGTCGCCAAGGAGGAGGGCGTCGCGGCGGGACTCGACGCCGCGAGCGCCGTCTTCGACTACCTCGACGCGGACTGCGAGGCGACGGCCGAAGCGGGCGACCGAATCGCGCCCGGCGACACAGTGCTGGAAGTCGAGGGGTCCGCGGAGTCGGTCCTCCGCGGCGAGCGCGTGGCGGTCAACGTCGCGGGCCACGCCTCGGGCGTGGCGACGAAGACCCGCCGAGCGGTCGATGCCGCCCGCGAGGTCCGAGACTGCGTGGCGATTGCCGGAACCCGGAAGACGACGCCCGGCCTGCGCGGGGTCGAGAAGCGCGCGATTGCGGCCGGGGGAGGCGACACCCATCGGCTCACCCTCTCGGGGATGGTGATGGTCAAGGACAACCACGTCGCCGAGATGGGGATGGAAGCGGCAGTCGCGCACTTCCGGGCGGAGAAGTCCTTCGCGACGAAAATCGAGGTGGAAGTCGAGCGTCCCGAAGACGCCGCTCGCGCCGCCGACGCCGGGGCCGACATCGTGCTTCTGGACAACATGTCGCCCGCGGAAGTCCGGGAGGGCGTGGCGGCGCTTCCGGAGGGCGTGATTGCGGAGGCCAGCGGCGGCATCGGAATCGCGGACGTGCCCGACTAC
It contains:
- the nadC gene encoding carboxylating nicotinate-nucleotide diphosphorylase, giving the protein MRVTDRKVEDWLREDVGHRDVTNHVPGETTGRLVAKEEGVAAGLDAASAVFDYLDADCEATAEAGDRIAPGDTVLEVEGSAESVLRGERVAVNVAGHASGVATKTRRAVDAAREVRDCVAIAGTRKTTPGLRGVEKRAIAAGGGDTHRLTLSGMVMVKDNHVAEMGMEAAVAHFRAEKSFATKIEVEVERPEDAARAADAGADIVLLDNMSPAEVREGVAALPEGVIAEASGGIGIADVPDYAATGVDVISMGSLTHSASSLDLSFRTGE
- a CDS encoding L-aspartate oxidase; translation: MSNESDTRTEADVLVVGSGVAGCATALSAAREGADVLVVTKATRPEQTTSHWAQGGVATARSDPEAFEQDVLAASADTADPEAVEVLVEESREAVEDVLVETLDVPFDRDGSEFDFGREAAHSEPRILHVDASTGKHVLGPFLNRLAAHENVTIREDTAALDLITHEGRVHGAVVDRAADGASEDSGPEPVFAGATVLATGGIGALYRNSTNPETATGDGIAMAALAGADVADVAYVQFHPTAFSGEDPFLVSEAVRGEGALLRNGDGERFMPDYHEDAELAPRDVVARAVADERERTGEVRLDVSPLDFAEEFPDLAEKCEVRGVDWTDGIPVEPSEHFLCGGISVDDRGRTDLDRLFAVGECARTGVHGANRLASTSLLEGLVWGLRAGESAAGFDPEPVEAPELRDSDPDLPSGFAREKFVRLRRVMDEQVGIRRTPEGLRRATAVLRRLKGEVDAYTRTRTSRSLYELRNASVVALLVARSALDAEPVGCHALEDDERDAEESGEVPANASD